The window CGACAACCTGAAGATCGAGCATGTCATCGTGTGCGGCCATTACGGGTGCGGCGGGGTCAGGGCGGCCCTCGAGAACAAATACCATGGGTTCATCGACAACTGGCTCAGGAACCTGCAGGAAATCATCCGCATCAAGCGTGCCTCGCTCGAGCGCGTGAAGCGTCACACCGGCAGACTCGATCTCCTTTCCGAGCTGAACGTCGTTCGCCAGGCCCTCAACGTCGGGGACACCACGATCGTCCAGGACGCATGGCGCCGGAAACAGCCTCTGACCGTCCATGGATGGATCTACTCGCTGAAGAACGGCCTGCTGAAAGATCTCGGGATAAGCGTCTCCTCGATCGCGGAGCTCCAGAAACTCGAATCCCGCTATTTCTCGGAAGGATGAATATCCTTCGATATACGTCTCGACTCGATGAACCTTCAGGATTGAAGAGCTCCCGTTCGCCCTGAGCCTGTCGAAGGGGGATTTCTCCGATCGTGCTTCGACAGGCTCAGCACGATCGGAGGTGGGCGCGCTTCCTGTCCTGCGGAGAGCAAACGCCCGGAGACGGAATGAATCCGCTTCCGGGCGTTTCCGCTATTCGCGGCTCTTCACTTCGGGACGTAGACCCCCAGGAGCTTTCCATACCAGGAGCTCTTCGTGCCGTAATCCATGTTGGGGCCGTCGTTGATGAAATGGCCGGGCCCTGCCTTCACGACAATGTCTCCGGCGACCGGGTCCGAGGTGCCGTAGCTTCCGGCCGCAA of the Candidatus Ozemobacteraceae bacterium genome contains:
- the can gene encoding carbonate dehydratase; this translates as MKHLKLLFENNTHWVKKVERETPGFFRKLSAIHEPKYLWIGCSDSRVPANEIVGLLPGELFVHRNIANQVIHTDINCLSVIQYAVDNLKIEHVIVCGHYGCGGVRAALENKYHGFIDNWLRNLQEIIRIKRASLERVKRHTGRLDLLSELNVVRQALNVGDTTIVQDAWRRKQPLTVHGWIYSLKNGLLKDLGISVSSIAELQKLESRYFSEG